The Mesorhizobium sp. AR10 genome includes the window GATCGCATACACGGCGACGGCGGCCAACAGCACGAGCGCAGAGAGACCTGCAAACAACCGCGCAAGAATGCGAAAGCCACGACCGATCCTGGCCTGACCGAGCGGCGGTACGCGGCACGCAGACGGGAACGTGCCCAGGTCGGTGATCTCATCACGCCTGAACTTTATCTTCTCGTGCTGCGGTTGCTCCTGATCCACGCAATTTTCCGTTGTACGAACTCGATCGTGGACGAATCCCCGTCCGACACTATATCGATGCGGCCTGGCGCGTAACCTCAAACAAGGGCATCGATATGGCTGACCTCGACGTGGGCGATCTTGCGCCGAAATTCGACCTTCCGCGCGACGGTGGCGGGTCGCTCAACCTCGCCGCATTCCCTGGAAAGCCTGTTGTACTTTATTTCTATCCGCAGGACGACACCACGAGCTGCACAACCGAGGCGATCAGCTTTTCGCAGCTGAAACCGGAATTCGAGAAGGCCGGCGCCGTTGTGATCGGCCTGTCGCCTGACAGCGTGAAGAAGCACGACAAGTTCAAATCGAAATACGATCTCACCATCGACCTGGTTGCCGACGAGGAGCGCAAGGTGATCGAGGCTTATCATCTATGGGTCGAGAAGACGATGTATGGCCGCAATTACATGGGCGTCGAGCGCGCAACGTTCCTGATCGGCAAGGACGGCCGGATCGCCAGAATCTGGCGAAAGGTCCGGGTCAAGGGGCATGCCGAAGAGGTGCTGGAGGCCGTGCGCGCGCTTTGACGTTTGCCCTCTGTAGTCCTACGCCCCCTTAATACCCGTCTTGCGTGCAACCCTTAACGGCCGTTCGATCCGGCAAAGCTTTGTTAACCCTAATAATGTGTAATCAGGCTGTCGTGGTGTCGTAATGAAAGCTTGGTCCCGTGAACGTAACCGGTCAGTCAGCGGTCTTCGGCAGACGCAAAGAGCCCCACACGGTCATCATCGCCCGGGGCGATCAGATAAGGCATTTCACCATCCGCCCCTGGGTTGCCGCCTTTCTCGGCTCGGCGCTGGCGGCGGTCGCCATAGGCTACCTGCTGGCGACGTCCTACCTCGTGCTGCGCGACGATCTCATCGGCGCCACAACGGCGCGGCAAGCGCGCATGCAGCAGGCCTACGAGGATCGCATCTCGGCGCTTCGCGCACAGGTCGACCGCATCACCAGCCGCCAGCTTCTCGACCAGCAGGTCATGGAAACCAAGGTGAGCGAGTTGCTGGAACGACAGAGCCAGCTCAGCCAGCGCCATGGCCGCCTCGATCCGATCCTGGAGCGCGCCGAAAGCGAAGTCGGGACGCCGCCTATCGCCGGAGCTGCCGTCAAACCTGACGAACGCGCGGACGTGACCGGCAGCATTTCCCAGCCGATGGCCTATTCCGTTGCCAGCCTTGGCGCCGACGACACCAGACCGTTCTCCATGTGGTC containing:
- a CDS encoding peroxiredoxin is translated as MADLDVGDLAPKFDLPRDGGGSLNLAAFPGKPVVLYFYPQDDTTSCTTEAISFSQLKPEFEKAGAVVIGLSPDSVKKHDKFKSKYDLTIDLVADEERKVIEAYHLWVEKTMYGRNYMGVERATFLIGKDGRIARIWRKVRVKGHAEEVLEAVRAL